One stretch of Tepiditoga spiralis DNA includes these proteins:
- a CDS encoding ORF6N domain-containing protein translates to MEDLIKTVNIKDTIFTFRGKQVMIDRDLASLYQAETKRINEQVKRNIERFPNDFRFQLTSNEKNELVAKCDRLENLKHSSSLPYAFTEQGVSMLSAVLKSKVAVEVSVNIMRAFVEMKQIMLSNASLFQRIDRTEKILLEHKEKFEKIFKYLEGDKPPIQRVFFDGEIWDAYEFINKLLRSAKKEVTLIDNYIDDTVLTLLKEYPKLTVTIITKKIDKKLNLDLEKYNSQYKNLKVKTSNKYHDRFLIIDEMVYHIGESLKDLGKKVFGFSKMNIDKELLGVEND, encoded by the coding sequence GTGGAAGATTTAATAAAAACAGTTAATATAAAAGATACCATTTTTACCTTTCGAGGTAAACAAGTGATGATAGATAGAGATTTGGCAAGTTTATACCAAGCAGAAACAAAAAGAATAAATGAACAAGTTAAAAGAAATATAGAAAGATTCCCTAATGATTTTAGATTTCAATTAACTTCTAATGAAAAAAATGAACTGGTCGCAAAATGCGACCGGCTTGAAAATTTAAAACATTCCTCTTCATTACCTTATGCCTTTACAGAACAAGGTGTATCAATGTTAAGTGCTGTTTTAAAAAGTAAAGTAGCTGTAGAAGTAAGTGTAAATATAATGAGAGCTTTTGTAGAAATGAAACAAATAATGTTATCAAATGCTTCTCTTTTTCAAAGAATTGACCGAACAGAGAAAATATTACTAGAACATAAAGAGAAATTTGAAAAAATTTTTAAATATTTAGAAGGTGATAAACCTCCTATTCAAAGAGTGTTTTTTGATGGAGAGATTTGGGATGCTTATGAGTTTATAAACAAATTATTACGAAGTGCCAAAAAAGAGGTAACTTTGATAGATAATTATATTGATGACACTGTTTTAACTCTTCTAAAAGAGTATCCAAAATTAACTGTTACAATTATCACAAAAAAGATAGATAAAAAATTAAATCTTGATTTAGAGAAATATAATTCTCAGTATAAAAATCTAAAAGTGAAAACTTCTAATAAATACCATGATAGATTTTTGATAATTGATGAGATGGTCTATCATATTGGGGAAAGCTTAAAAGATTTAGGTAAGAAAGTTTTTGGCTTTAGTAAGATGAATATAGATAAAGAATTATTGGGGGTTGAAAATGATTAA
- the epsC gene encoding serine O-acetyltransferase EpsC has protein sequence MIKIIKDFFHIFRSINKDLNEFIKKDPIATSKLKIFFISTSLHGLISYRFYSFFHKYKIYILSYPLYVLSKILYSMDIHPSAQIDAGVVIDHGIGVVIGETAKIGSGTLIYHGVTLGAKKVMKGKRHPEIGKNVTIGAGAKVLGNIIIGDDVVIGSNSVVLMDIPRKSLVVGIPAKIKKFNCNASKMFALSENTNFVI, from the coding sequence ATGATTAAAATAATTAAGGATTTTTTTCACATTTTTAGATCAATAAACAAAGATTTGAATGAATTTATAAAGAAAGATCCAATAGCAACTTCTAAATTAAAAATATTTTTTATATCAACATCTTTACATGGGTTAATTTCTTATAGATTTTATAGTTTTTTTCATAAATATAAGATTTATATTTTATCTTATCCACTGTATGTTTTGTCAAAGATATTGTATTCAATGGATATACATCCATCAGCACAAATAGATGCTGGAGTTGTTATAGATCATGGTATAGGTGTTGTCATTGGTGAAACTGCAAAGATTGGTAGTGGTACTTTAATATATCATGGAGTTACTTTAGGAGCCAAAAAGGTTATGAAAGGCAAACGACATCCTGAAATAGGTAAAAATGTAACTATTGGAGCTGGTGCAAAGGTTCTTGGTAATATAATAATTGGAGATGATGTTGTTATTGGTTCAAATTCAGTTGTTTTAATGGATATACCAAGAAAAAGTTTAGTTGTTGGTATTCCTGCAAAGATTAAAAAGTTTAATTGCAATGCATCAAAGATGTTTGCTCTTTCTGAAAATACAAACTTTGTGATATAG
- a CDS encoding type I restriction-modification system subunit M: MSSTAQRAELQSQIWKIANDVRGSVDGWDFKQYVLGTLFYRFISENFANYIEGDDENINYAELSDDVITPEIKDDAIKTKGYFIYPSQLFINIAKTANTNENLNTDLADIFSSIENSANGYPSELDIKGLFADFDTTSNRLGNTVKDKNSRLAAVIKGVAELNFGKFEENNIDLFGDAYEFLISNYAANAGKSGGEFFTPQCVSKLIAKLATHKQETINKIYDPACGSGSLLLQAKKQFDEHIIQEGFYGQEINHTTYNLARMNMFLHNINYDKFNIALGNTLIDPQFEDEKPFDAIVSNPPYSIKWIGKDDPTLINDERFAPAGVLAPKSKADFAFILHSLHYLSSKGRAAIVTFPGIFYRGGVEKKIRQYLVDNNFVETVISLAPNLFFGTSIAVNILVLSKHKTDNKIQFIDVSGEDFYKKETNNNKLTDEHIEKIIETFDSKEDIKHISKSVDYEKIVEEDYTLSVSSYVEPKDTREVIDIKELNKEIKSTVEKIDKLRSEIDKIVEEIEA, translated from the coding sequence ATGTCAAGCACAGCTCAAAGAGCAGAATTACAATCTCAAATATGGAAAATAGCTAATGATGTCCGTGGTTCAGTAGATGGATGGGATTTTAAACAATATGTTTTGGGAACTCTTTTTTATCGTTTTATTAGTGAAAATTTTGCCAACTATATTGAAGGTGACGATGAAAATATAAATTATGCTGAATTATCTGACGATGTTATTACTCCAGAAATTAAAGATGATGCAATTAAAACAAAGGGTTATTTTATATATCCTAGTCAATTATTTATTAATATTGCTAAAACAGCCAATACAAATGAAAATTTAAATACGGATTTGGCTGATATATTTTCATCAATAGAAAATTCTGCAAATGGTTATCCATCAGAATTGGATATTAAAGGACTTTTTGCTGATTTTGATACAACAAGTAATAGGTTAGGAAATACAGTTAAGGATAAAAATAGTCGTTTAGCAGCTGTAATTAAAGGTGTAGCAGAATTAAACTTTGGAAAATTTGAAGAGAATAATATTGACCTTTTTGGTGACGCATATGAATTTTTAATATCTAATTATGCTGCTAATGCAGGAAAATCAGGAGGAGAGTTTTTTACTCCTCAATGTGTATCTAAACTTATAGCAAAATTAGCAACTCATAAACAAGAAACTATTAATAAAATTTATGATCCTGCTTGTGGTTCAGGTTCATTATTATTACAAGCAAAAAAACAATTTGATGAGCATATTATTCAAGAAGGTTTTTATGGTCAAGAAATTAATCATACAACTTATAATCTTGCTCGTATGAATATGTTTTTACATAATATAAATTATGATAAATTTAATATTGCTTTAGGAAATACTTTAATAGACCCACAGTTTGAGGATGAAAAACCTTTTGATGCAATTGTGTCTAATCCACCTTATTCAATAAAATGGATTGGAAAAGATGACCCAACTCTTATTAATGACGAAAGATTTGCACCTGCTGGAGTATTAGCACCAAAATCTAAAGCTGATTTTGCTTTTATTCTTCATTCACTACATTATTTATCTAGTAAAGGGCGTGCTGCTATAGTTACTTTCCCAGGTATATTTTATCGTGGAGGAGTGGAGAAAAAAATAAGACAATATTTAGTTGATAATAATTTTGTAGAAACTGTTATTTCATTAGCTCCAAACTTATTTTTTGGAACTTCTATAGCTGTTAATATTTTAGTTTTATCTAAACACAAAACAGATAATAAAATTCAGTTTATTGATGTTAGTGGAGAAGATTTTTATAAAAAAGAAACTAATAATAATAAACTTACAGATGAACATATTGAAAAAATTATTGAAACGTTTGATAGTAAAGAAGATATTAAACATATTTCAAAATCTGTTGATTATGAAAAAATAGTTGAAGAAGATTATACTCTATCTGTTAGTTCTTATGTTGAACCAAAAGACACAAGAGAAGTTATTGATATAAAAGAATTAAATAAAGAGATAAAAAGTACAGTAGAAAAGATAGACAAATTGCGATCTGAAATTGATAAGATTGTAGAGGAAATAGAAGCATAA
- the uvrA gene encoding excinuclease ABC subunit UvrA yields MDFINVRGAREHNLKNIDVKIPKNKITVISGLSGSGKSTLAMNTIYAEGQRRYLESVSSYARQFLGNLNKPDVESIEGLSPAIAIEQKSVSHNPRSTVGTVTEIYDYIRVLFARVGKAYCPSCGTKLERSTVDEIVDNIYINFEEDSRIYIFSPIAKEKKGEFKKEIESMKLSGYKKVEVDGILYELEDLTELKKTKRHNINLLIDRMKLKKDNFERLYESIELALKEGNGFVNIREMNIDEKTLKSMDFSEMLACPKCGYSFPEITPKLFSFNSPHGACTECHGLGFKLEVEPSYVFDFNKSIDEGAILTMGKDTYMAEMMKQIIEFYGEASNKKLSELPEEVLNKLMYGTKEKISFDVSTENGKHYVFKRKFEGLLKWYERRYKQTESPDMRSWMENNVMVQRTCNSCNGKRLNKDALNVRIGKYNLHDITNMPLNKLNNLLNKLEFSDFEKEIIDELLLEIKKRVTFLVDVGLGYISLSRTSSTLSGGESQRVRLATQIGSGLTGVTYVLDEPTIGLHSRDNDRLIKTLKKLKDLGNTVIIVEHDEEVIKSSDYLVDLGPKAGVNGGEVVYQGSTKRVLNAPGKSLTAQYVSGKRKVEIFEKNRVDLNKSIKILGAKHNNLKDIDVEIPLGKLVVVTGVSGSGKSSLIMDTLYPALLKKLRKTRARHGDFKDIIGLENLDNIISIDQSPIGRTPRSNPATYTKIFDTIRDVFSQTPEARIRGYTKGRFSFNVKGGRCEACAGHGVIKIDMQFLSDVYVTCDVCKGKRYNKETLKVTYKGKNISDILNMTVDEAADFFKNISSIKKTLNLLQEVGLGYIKLGQPATTLSGGEAQRIKLTSELKKRDTGRTIYILDEPTTGLHFEDVRKLISVLNLLVEKGNTVIIIEHNLDIIKNADYIIDLGPEGGEDGGEIIAVGTPQEIIKNQKSYTGKYLKELIIK; encoded by the coding sequence ATGGATTTTATAAATGTAAGAGGTGCCCGAGAACATAATTTAAAAAATATAGATGTAAAAATTCCAAAAAACAAAATAACTGTAATAAGTGGTTTATCTGGTTCTGGAAAGTCAACTCTTGCCATGAATACAATATATGCTGAAGGACAAAGACGATATTTAGAATCTGTTTCTTCTTATGCAAGACAGTTTTTGGGTAATTTAAACAAACCAGATGTTGAATCTATTGAAGGACTTTCACCTGCAATAGCAATAGAACAAAAATCAGTGAGTCATAATCCACGTTCAACAGTTGGTACAGTAACTGAAATTTATGATTATATAAGAGTTTTATTTGCAAGAGTAGGAAAGGCTTATTGTCCATCTTGTGGAACAAAACTTGAACGTTCAACTGTTGATGAAATAGTTGATAATATTTATATTAATTTTGAAGAAGATTCGAGAATATATATTTTTTCTCCAATTGCCAAAGAAAAAAAGGGAGAATTTAAAAAAGAAATAGAAAGTATGAAACTTTCTGGATATAAAAAGGTTGAAGTTGATGGAATTTTATATGAATTAGAAGATTTAACAGAACTAAAAAAAACAAAGAGACATAATATAAACTTATTGATAGATAGAATGAAGCTAAAGAAAGATAATTTTGAAAGATTATATGAAAGTATTGAATTAGCTTTAAAAGAAGGAAATGGTTTCGTTAATATAAGAGAAATGAATATTGACGAAAAAACTTTAAAATCAATGGATTTTAGTGAAATGCTTGCTTGTCCAAAATGCGGATATAGTTTTCCCGAAATAACTCCAAAATTATTTTCATTTAATAGTCCGCATGGAGCGTGTACTGAATGTCATGGATTAGGATTTAAATTAGAAGTTGAACCTTCATATGTTTTTGACTTTAATAAATCAATAGATGAAGGTGCAATTTTAACTATGGGAAAAGATACTTATATGGCTGAAATGATGAAGCAAATAATAGAGTTTTATGGTGAAGCTTCAAACAAAAAGCTTTCAGAACTTCCTGAAGAAGTTTTAAACAAGCTTATGTATGGTACAAAAGAAAAAATATCCTTTGATGTATCTACTGAAAATGGAAAACATTATGTTTTTAAAAGAAAATTTGAAGGTCTTTTGAAGTGGTATGAGAGGCGTTATAAACAAACAGAATCTCCTGATATGCGTTCTTGGATGGAAAATAATGTTATGGTTCAAAGAACTTGTAATTCATGTAATGGAAAAAGATTAAATAAAGATGCTTTAAATGTTAGAATTGGTAAATATAATTTACATGATATAACGAATATGCCTTTAAATAAATTAAATAATTTATTGAATAAATTAGAATTTTCTGATTTTGAAAAAGAAATAATCGATGAGCTTCTTTTAGAAATAAAAAAAAGAGTTACATTTTTAGTTGATGTTGGCCTTGGGTATATATCTCTTTCAAGAACTTCAAGTACTTTATCTGGCGGTGAATCTCAAAGAGTAAGGCTTGCAACTCAAATTGGATCAGGTTTAACAGGAGTTACTTATGTTTTGGATGAACCTACTATAGGTCTTCATTCAAGAGATAATGATAGATTAATAAAAACTTTAAAAAAATTAAAAGATTTAGGAAATACAGTAATTATAGTAGAACACGATGAAGAAGTAATAAAATCTTCTGATTATCTTGTTGATCTAGGACCAAAAGCAGGTGTAAATGGTGGTGAGGTTGTTTATCAAGGTAGTACAAAAAGAGTTCTTAATGCTCCAGGAAAATCTTTAACAGCTCAATATGTTTCTGGAAAGAGAAAGGTTGAAATTTTTGAAAAAAATAGAGTTGACTTAAATAAAAGTATAAAAATACTTGGAGCCAAGCACAACAATTTAAAAGATATAGATGTTGAAATTCCTTTAGGAAAATTAGTTGTAGTTACAGGTGTTTCTGGTTCAGGAAAGTCTTCTTTAATAATGGATACATTATATCCTGCTCTTTTAAAAAAATTGAGAAAAACAAGAGCAAGGCACGGAGATTTTAAAGATATTATTGGCCTTGAAAATTTAGATAATATAATTTCTATTGATCAGTCGCCCATTGGCAGAACACCAAGAAGTAATCCTGCAACTTATACAAAAATTTTTGATACTATTAGAGATGTTTTTTCTCAAACACCTGAAGCAAGAATTCGTGGATATACAAAGGGAAGGTTTAGTTTTAATGTGAAAGGTGGTCGTTGTGAAGCTTGTGCTGGTCATGGTGTAATAAAAATAGATATGCAATTTTTATCTGATGTGTATGTTACTTGCGATGTATGTAAAGGTAAAAGATATAACAAAGAAACTTTAAAAGTAACTTATAAGGGGAAAAATATTTCTGATATTTTGAATATGACTGTAGATGAAGCAGCAGACTTTTTTAAAAATATCTCTTCAATAAAGAAAACTTTAAATTTATTACAAGAGGTTGGACTTGGATATATAAAATTAGGACAACCTGCAACTACATTGTCTGGGGGAGAAGCTCAAAGAATAAAGTTAACTTCAGAATTGAAAAAAAGAGATACAGGAAGAACTATCTATATTTTAGATGAACCAACAACGGGACTTCATTTTGAAGATGTTAGAAAATTAATTTCAGTTTTAAATTTATTGGTTGAAAAAGGTAATACTGTAATAATAATAGAACATAATTTAGATATAATAAAAAATGCTGATTATATAATAGATTTAGGACCAGAAGGTGGAGAAGATGGTGGTGAAATAATTGCAGTTGGTACTCCACAAGAAATAATTAAAAATCAAAAAAGTTATACTGGAAAATATTTAAAAGAATTAATAATAAAATGA
- a CDS encoding restriction endonuclease subunit S, whose product MIKKNFMEKLLNGVEVEWRTLEEVAELKRGRVMSKTYLAENAGDYPVYSSQTLNNGMIGKITSYDFDGEYINWTTDGANAGTVFHRNGKFSITNVCGLITIKNEKKLSYKFLYFWLSIEAKKYVYSGMGNPKLMSNQMAKVKIPIPPLHVQKEIVRILDTFTELTAELTAELTARKKQYEYYRDKLLTPIEDNGKWFLNGKEVEWKKIEDIFYLKNGYTPSKSKKEYWKNGDIPWFRMEDLRKNGNILNNSIQHVHKSGIKGNLFPANSIIMATTATIGEHALVTVDYLSNQRFTNFTLKDELCERLCMKFVYYYFFIIDEKAKQSVNKSSFPSVQMGQLRKWEIPIPPLEKQKEIVEILDKFEALTTSISEGLPREIELRQKQYEYYRNMLLNFPGLRWNKGGNNKYD is encoded by the coding sequence ATGATTAAAAAGAATTTTATGGAAAAGTTGCTTAATGGAGTTGAGGTTGAGTGGAGGACGTTGGAGGAAGTGGCTGAATTAAAACGAGGTAGAGTTATGTCAAAAACTTACTTAGCTGAAAATGCTGGCGATTATCCTGTATATAGTTCTCAGACTTTGAATAATGGAATGATAGGTAAAATTACCTCTTATGATTTTGATGGCGAGTATATTAATTGGACAACTGATGGTGCTAATGCCGGCACAGTATTTCATCGTAATGGAAAATTCTCTATTACAAATGTGTGTGGTCTTATAACAATTAAGAATGAAAAAAAATTAAGTTATAAATTCTTATATTTTTGGTTGTCAATTGAAGCTAAAAAATATGTTTACTCGGGGATGGGTAACCCAAAGTTAATGAGTAATCAAATGGCAAAAGTAAAAATCCCAATCCCACCCCTACACGTCCAAAAGGAGATAGTCCGTATCTTGGATACCTTTACAGAGCTTACAGCAGAGCTTACAGCAGAGCTTACAGCTCGTAAGAAGCAATATGAGTATTATCGTGATAAGTTGCTTACACCTATAGAAGATAATGGTAAATGGTTCTTAAATGGCAAAGAGGTGGAGTGGAAGAAAATTGAAGACATATTTTATTTAAAAAACGGATATACTCCTTCAAAATCTAAAAAAGAATATTGGAAAAATGGAGATATCCCTTGGTTTAGAATGGAAGATTTAAGAAAAAATGGGAATATTCTTAATAATTCAATACAACATGTTCACAAAAGTGGAATAAAAGGGAATTTATTTCCTGCTAATTCTATTATAATGGCGACAACTGCAACAATAGGTGAACATGCTCTTGTAACCGTTGATTACTTGAGTAATCAACGGTTCACAAATTTCACTTTAAAAGATGAGCTTTGTGAAAGATTATGTATGAAATTTGTTTATTATTATTTTTTTATTATTGATGAGAAAGCAAAACAATCAGTTAATAAGTCAAGTTTTCCTAGCGTGCAAATGGGGCAATTAAGAAAATGGGAAATCCCAATCCCACCATTAGAAAAACAAAAAGAGATTGTGGAAATTTTAGATAAATTTGAGGCTTTAACAACCTCAATTTCAGAAGGTTTACCTCGTGAAATAGAGTTGCGTCAAAAACAATATGAATATTATAGAAATATGCTTCTTAATTTTCCAGGGCTAAGGTGGAATAAAGGAGGGAACAATAAATATGACTAA
- the cysK gene encoding cysteine synthase A: MIINAIGTTPLITLSNIIDPGKIFIKLEKNNVAGSVKDRPAYFMISEAEKSGNLKNKVIIEPTSGNTGIALAAIGKSKGYRVILTMPESMSIERRKVLKAYGAELVLTPAEKGMKGAIDKAISLTKEYDAFMPNQFENPNNPLSHELTTGPEILKQMSFNMDAFVAGVGTGGTISGVGRVLRKYFQNCVKIVAVEPKNSSVISGNNPGKHNIQGIGAGFIPRNLDISLIDNIVQVEDDEAFEMKKRLAKEEGLFLGISSAANVVASLRVLENMNENSRIVTISPDSGDKYLSLI, translated from the coding sequence ATGATTATAAATGCGATAGGTACTACACCATTAATAACTCTTTCAAATATAATTGATCCTGGAAAAATATTTATTAAATTAGAAAAAAATAATGTGGCAGGTAGTGTTAAAGATAGACCAGCTTATTTTATGATAAGTGAAGCTGAAAAGTCTGGGAACTTAAAAAATAAAGTTATTATAGAGCCAACAAGTGGAAATACTGGTATTGCTCTTGCAGCAATAGGAAAAAGCAAAGGGTATAGAGTAATTCTAACTATGCCTGAAAGTATGAGCATAGAAAGAAGAAAAGTTTTGAAAGCTTATGGTGCTGAATTAGTTTTAACTCCTGCAGAAAAAGGTATGAAAGGAGCTATTGATAAAGCAATAAGTTTAACAAAAGAATATGATGCTTTTATGCCAAATCAATTTGAAAATCCAAATAATCCACTATCTCATGAATTAACAACTGGACCAGAAATATTGAAACAAATGAGCTTTAATATGGATGCATTTGTTGCTGGAGTTGGTACTGGAGGAACTATAAGCGGAGTTGGAAGAGTATTGAGAAAATATTTCCAAAATTGTGTTAAAATAGTAGCAGTAGAACCAAAAAATTCTTCTGTTATATCTGGAAATAATCCAGGAAAGCATAATATTCAAGGTATTGGAGCTGGTTTTATTCCAAGAAATTTAGATATTTCTTTAATTGATAATATAGTACAAGTAGAAGATGATGAAGCTTTTGAAATGAAAAAGAGATTGGCAAAAGAAGAAGGGTTGTTTTTAGGTATTTCATCTGCTGCTAATGTAGTTGCTTCTTTGAGAGTTTTAGAAAACATGAATGAAAATTCAAGAATAGTAACTATTTCTCCTGATTCTGGAGATAAGTATTTGAGTTTAATTTAA